Proteins found in one Maridesulfovibrio sp. genomic segment:
- a CDS encoding NUDIX hydrolase yields MLVSKPCPHCGGDVVMYRNPVPTVDVVIYDPALGVVLIERNNPPFGWALPGGFVDYGETLEHAAVREAKEETGLDVVLTGLVGVYSMPTRDDRQHTISITYSAVARDTSLLQAGDDAGTASFFQLHSLPDLVFDHRDILGDFSSKILRLHEHAAVGSSG; encoded by the coding sequence ATGCTCGTTTCCAAGCCCTGTCCGCACTGTGGGGGAGATGTGGTTATGTACCGTAATCCTGTCCCTACTGTGGATGTTGTTATTTATGATCCCGCCCTCGGAGTTGTTTTGATTGAGCGCAACAATCCGCCTTTTGGCTGGGCCTTGCCCGGAGGTTTTGTGGATTACGGAGAAACCCTTGAGCATGCCGCTGTGCGGGAAGCAAAAGAAGAGACCGGGCTTGATGTAGTGTTGACCGGACTGGTAGGAGTTTACTCCATGCCGACCCGTGATGACCGCCAGCACACCATAAGCATCACATACAGCGCAGTCGCGCGTGATACCAGTCTCCTGCAGGCCGGTGACGATGCTGGAACGGCTTCTTTTTTTCAATTGCATAGCCTTCCTGATCTGGTTTTTGATCATCGGGATATTCTGGGTGATTTTTCTTCAAAAATACTTCGACTGCATGAACATGCCGCTGTGGGTAGCAGCGGTTAA
- the glgA gene encoding glycogen synthase GlgA, which produces MHDVLYVTSEMYPFSKTGGLGDVMGALPPAVHAKGVRTAVITPFYGRMNLAGHKLRLVYSDLHVGYPWPSTTAEIYQTDYDGISVYFVSRGEYFDRRHYYNTHNGDYFDNCERFIFFCKAVLKWARLLPSAPTVIHSHDWQSSLVPPYLYFDREHDSFWKNTRTVTTIHNLAFQGRFSERLFHESGLPAEAWSMHGAEFYGDLNMLKASIAYSDAVTTVSPSYAQEILGPEFGCGLEGFLNAQTHKLYGILNGADYAVWDPSEDKFLPCCYSADNVQGKQECKKSMLSDFYMSEQLVDKPVLGFIGRLRDQKGIDLLIDILPRLMEKEVGVIVLGEGDLGYEARLLEFMEEYPGRFCVQVGYTEDLAHGIQAGADIFLMPSRYEPCGLTQIYALRFGTPPVATAVGGLRDTITPYPDEGATGFTFAEPDGDLFYDAVIQAVDLWHDRPEWEKMVKRAMLKEFTWNRSAGEYIKLYQSLGARV; this is translated from the coding sequence GTGCACGACGTTCTTTATGTTACTTCGGAAATGTATCCTTTTTCCAAGACGGGAGGTCTTGGTGATGTGATGGGGGCATTGCCTCCTGCTGTCCACGCCAAAGGAGTGCGGACTGCTGTGATCACACCTTTTTACGGTCGGATGAATCTAGCCGGTCACAAGTTGCGTCTGGTCTATTCCGATTTGCACGTGGGATACCCATGGCCCTCCACAACAGCGGAAATATATCAGACTGATTATGATGGAATTTCCGTATATTTTGTCTCCCGTGGTGAATATTTTGATCGTCGCCACTATTACAATACCCACAACGGCGATTATTTCGATAATTGTGAACGGTTCATCTTTTTTTGCAAGGCAGTGCTCAAGTGGGCCCGCCTGCTGCCATCTGCGCCGACGGTGATTCATTCTCATGACTGGCAGTCCTCGCTTGTGCCGCCATATCTTTATTTTGACCGGGAGCATGATTCCTTCTGGAAAAATACCAGAACAGTCACCACCATCCACAACCTCGCCTTTCAGGGACGTTTTTCGGAAAGATTGTTCCATGAATCCGGGCTGCCCGCCGAGGCGTGGTCCATGCACGGAGCTGAATTTTATGGTGATTTGAATATGCTTAAGGCCAGCATTGCCTACAGCGACGCCGTGACGACAGTCAGTCCCTCATATGCACAAGAGATTCTGGGACCTGAGTTCGGTTGCGGGCTGGAAGGGTTTCTGAACGCTCAGACCCACAAATTGTATGGCATTCTAAACGGCGCTGATTATGCTGTCTGGGATCCTTCTGAAGATAAATTTCTGCCTTGCTGCTACAGCGCTGATAATGTGCAGGGAAAACAGGAATGCAAAAAAAGCATGCTTAGCGATTTTTACATGTCCGAGCAGTTGGTTGATAAACCTGTACTTGGTTTTATAGGCCGTTTGCGGGATCAGAAGGGCATTGACCTGCTCATTGACATCCTGCCGAGGCTGATGGAGAAGGAAGTAGGTGTAATCGTTCTGGGAGAGGGTGACCTCGGCTACGAGGCCCGCTTGCTGGAGTTTATGGAGGAGTATCCCGGTCGTTTTTGTGTTCAGGTGGGCTATACTGAAGATCTGGCCCATGGAATTCAGGCCGGGGCAGATATTTTCCTCATGCCGTCCCGCTACGAGCCGTGCGGGCTGACCCAGATTTACGCGTTGCGGTTCGGCACTCCGCCTGTCGCAACGGCTGTGGGCGGATTGCGTGATACCATCACCCCTTATCCGGATGAAGGTGCCACCGGCTTTACTTTTGCCGAGCCGGACGGGGATTTATTCTATGATGCCGTGATTCAGGCTGTTGACCTGTGGCATGATCGACCGGAATGGGAAAAAATGGTTAAGCGGGCCATGCTTAAAGAATTTACATGGAACCGCTCCGCAGGTGAATATATTAAATTATATCAGTCCCTTGGTGCTAGGGTGTAG
- the glgB gene encoding 1,4-alpha-glucan branching protein GlgB — protein sequence MPETLPVYIAPFDLFLFGKGEHWDLYRILGAHFDLQEEQEGYRFAVWAPNAREVFVTGDFNGWNNRANKLMPVGVSGIWAGFIPGVEAGQMYKFHVVQSDGHEVTKTDPFAFRTEMRPGHAAVTWGLDQYEWRDKDWMTARRDGGLPLDKPISVYEVHLGSWRREGWDYRSYRELVDELIPYAKDMGFTHIELMPIAEHPLDESWGYQTTHYYSPTSRHGNPDDLRYFIDMCHKAGLGVILDWVPGHFPKDDWGLGRFDGSALYEHADARKGEHPDWGTYIFNFGRHEVCNFLLANALYWLKEFHIDGLRIDAVASMLYLDYSRREGEWIPNEHGGNENIEAIELLKKLNTVVHEQFPGAIMIAEESTSWPGVSRPVYAGGLGFTFKWNMGWMNDTLDYMEKSPIHRSYHHNNLTFSMIYAFSENFFLPISHDEVVHGKGALLSKMPGDMWQQMANLRLLFSYQWAHPGKNLLFMGCEFGQWNEWNCRKELDWTLLGFPSHQGLRNTVIDLNRVMHENPAMYRHDTDWSGFEWVGFNDYKSSTISFLRKSEGERPVLWVFNFTPVVRTNYCLGCPQDGYWEEIFNSDSEMYGGSNVGNVGKVEARKAGDLGAFPYYLELTLPPLGAIALRPGRE from the coding sequence ATGCCAGAAACTTTACCTGTTTATATCGCCCCGTTTGACCTTTTCCTCTTCGGCAAGGGTGAGCATTGGGATTTATACCGGATTTTAGGTGCTCATTTTGACCTGCAGGAAGAGCAGGAGGGGTACCGTTTTGCGGTCTGGGCCCCCAATGCCCGTGAAGTTTTTGTAACCGGGGATTTTAACGGCTGGAATAACCGGGCCAATAAACTCATGCCTGTGGGGGTATCCGGTATCTGGGCGGGATTCATTCCCGGTGTGGAAGCCGGGCAGATGTATAAATTTCATGTGGTCCAGAGTGACGGTCATGAGGTCACTAAAACTGATCCCTTCGCTTTCCGTACTGAAATGCGTCCCGGCCATGCAGCTGTTACATGGGGGCTTGATCAATATGAATGGCGGGACAAGGATTGGATGACCGCACGGCGCGATGGAGGTCTGCCGCTTGATAAGCCGATTTCCGTCTACGAAGTCCACCTGGGTTCGTGGCGCAGGGAAGGCTGGGACTACCGGTCCTACCGTGAGCTTGTGGACGAACTGATTCCTTACGCTAAGGATATGGGATTCACTCACATTGAGCTGATGCCGATTGCCGAGCATCCCCTTGATGAATCGTGGGGCTACCAGACCACGCATTATTATTCCCCTACATCCCGCCACGGTAATCCTGACGATCTGCGTTATTTCATCGACATGTGCCATAAAGCCGGGCTCGGGGTTATTCTCGATTGGGTTCCGGGCCATTTCCCAAAAGATGATTGGGGGCTGGGCCGTTTTGACGGAAGCGCACTTTATGAGCACGCTGATGCCCGAAAGGGTGAGCATCCGGATTGGGGAACTTATATTTTTAATTTCGGTCGTCATGAAGTCTGTAACTTCCTGCTTGCCAATGCCCTCTACTGGCTAAAGGAATTTCATATTGACGGACTGCGTATAGATGCCGTGGCTTCCATGCTTTACCTTGATTATTCGCGTCGAGAGGGAGAGTGGATTCCCAACGAGCATGGTGGAAACGAGAATATCGAGGCTATTGAACTGCTTAAAAAATTGAACACCGTGGTTCATGAGCAATTTCCCGGTGCAATAATGATTGCGGAGGAATCCACATCATGGCCCGGTGTCTCCCGTCCGGTCTACGCTGGCGGACTTGGATTCACTTTCAAGTGGAATATGGGCTGGATGAACGACACCCTTGATTATATGGAAAAAAGTCCTATCCACAGGTCGTATCATCATAATAATTTAACTTTTTCCATGATCTACGCCTTTAGCGAGAACTTTTTCCTGCCGATTTCCCACGATGAGGTTGTGCACGGTAAAGGAGCCCTGCTGTCCAAAATGCCCGGAGATATGTGGCAGCAGATGGCGAATCTGCGTTTGCTGTTCAGCTATCAGTGGGCTCATCCGGGCAAAAATCTGCTCTTTATGGGCTGCGAGTTCGGGCAGTGGAATGAATGGAATTGCCGCAAGGAACTGGATTGGACTCTGCTCGGTTTTCCCTCGCATCAGGGGCTGCGTAATACTGTGATCGACCTTAACCGGGTTATGCATGAAAATCCGGCTATGTACCGGCACGATACGGATTGGTCTGGTTTTGAATGGGTAGGGTTTAACGATTACAAATCCTCCACCATAAGTTTTCTGCGCAAGAGCGAAGGGGAGAGACCCGTGCTTTGGGTCTTTAATTTTACCCCGGTTGTCCGCACCAACTACTGCCTCGGTTGCCCGCAGGATGGCTACTGGGAGGAAATTTTCAATTCGGATTCCGAAATGTACGGCGGGTCCAATGTCGGCAACGTTGGCAAGGTCGAGGCCCGTA